A window of the Deinococcus gobiensis I-0 genome harbors these coding sequences:
- the meaB gene encoding methylmalonyl Co-A mutase-associated GTPase MeaB, which yields MTAPAHPLAVALLAGERRALARAITLSESARPEHEVQAQALLAEVLPRAGRSLRLGLTGVPGVGKSTFIEALGLRLADAGHRVAVLAVDPSSARTGGSIMGDKTRMPGLAVHEGAFIRPSPSGGTLGGVARRTREAITLCEAAGYDVILVETVGVGQSETQVAAMTDLFVLLALPNAGDELQGVKRGIMELADLCVVNKADLDPRAAVRAQTQLRAALTLLTPHDAPWRPRALRASAVTGEGLDEVWAAAQDYAREVDLPRRRQAQAAVWFDELLREAAWKQFVAGTSPHRLTELRTSVQAGTLTAVQAVAALLAGQPS from the coding sequence ATGACTGCCCCCGCCCATCCGCTCGCCGTCGCCCTGCTGGCCGGCGAGCGGCGGGCGCTGGCGCGGGCGATTACCCTCAGCGAGAGCGCCCGCCCCGAACACGAGGTGCAGGCGCAGGCCCTGCTGGCCGAGGTGCTGCCCCGGGCCGGGCGCTCGCTGCGCCTGGGCCTGACCGGGGTTCCGGGGGTGGGCAAGAGCACCTTCATCGAGGCGCTGGGCCTGCGCCTGGCCGATGCCGGGCACCGGGTCGCCGTGCTGGCGGTGGACCCCAGCAGTGCGCGCACGGGCGGCTCGATCATGGGCGACAAGACGCGGATGCCGGGGCTGGCGGTGCATGAGGGCGCTTTCATCCGCCCCAGCCCCAGTGGGGGCACGCTGGGCGGCGTGGCGCGGCGCACCCGCGAGGCGATCACGCTGTGCGAGGCGGCGGGCTACGACGTGATCCTCGTCGAGACGGTGGGCGTGGGCCAGTCGGAGACGCAGGTGGCCGCCATGACCGACCTGTTCGTGCTGCTGGCCCTGCCGAACGCGGGCGACGAGTTGCAGGGGGTCAAGCGCGGCATCATGGAACTGGCCGACCTGTGCGTGGTGAACAAGGCCGATCTCGACCCCCGCGCGGCCGTCCGTGCCCAGACGCAGCTGCGCGCCGCCCTGACGCTGCTCACGCCGCACGACGCCCCCTGGCGGCCCCGTGCGTTGCGGGCCTCGGCGGTGACGGGCGAGGGGCTGGACGAGGTGTGGGCCGCCGCCCAGGACTACGCCCGCGAGGTGGACCTGCCCCGCCGGCGGCAGGCCCAGGCCGCCGTGTGGTTCGACGAACTGCTGCGCGAGGCGGCATGGAAACAGTTCGTCGCGGGCACCTCGCCCCACCGCCTGACCGAGCTGCGCACCAGTGTTCAGGCCGGGACGCTGACGGCGGTGCAGGCGGTCGCGGCACTGCTGGCCGGGCAGCCGTCCTGA
- the radA gene encoding DNA repair protein RadA, whose protein sequence is MAKSVTRYVCTSCGYTSAKPLGRCPNCQAWNSFEEEVPTVAAGKGRGGLGGYGGVSGGKLTALSTVGRREEPRTPSGIPELDRVLGGGLVAGGVTLIGGEPGIGKSTLLLQVADRVAQSGSVLYVAGEESLEQIRLRADRLGVTADIQLTRDTRAEHIAALMNEHKPALCIVDSIQTVTVEGEGAPGGVAQVRDGTAMLTRAAKETGTPTVLVGHVTKDGTVAGPKVMEHIVDTTVFLETVGSFRLLRSVKNRFGQAGELGVFEMRGEGLIAVENPSAAFLAERPVGVPGSVVAATIDGQRPMLLEVQALASKTPYPNARRVVVGLDPRRVDVVLAVLERRLDLTLGGLDIYVNLAGGLKVADPGLDLAVALAVYSAVVGRALPETVVAFGEVGLAGEVRQAQSALRRAEEARRAGYGRLIVPPGLDGQPGIRSVEEAVGVVWQGSGQARA, encoded by the coding sequence GTGGCTAAAAGCGTCACGCGCTACGTCTGCACGTCCTGCGGCTACACGTCGGCCAAGCCGCTGGGGCGCTGCCCGAACTGCCAGGCCTGGAACTCCTTCGAGGAGGAGGTGCCGACCGTCGCCGCCGGGAAGGGGCGCGGCGGTCTGGGGGGGTACGGGGGCGTGTCGGGCGGCAAGCTCACGGCGCTCTCGACGGTCGGGCGGCGCGAGGAACCCCGCACCCCGTCGGGCATTCCCGAACTCGACCGCGTGCTGGGCGGCGGGCTGGTGGCGGGCGGCGTGACCCTGATCGGCGGCGAGCCGGGCATCGGCAAGAGCACGCTGCTGCTCCAGGTCGCCGACCGGGTGGCGCAGTCGGGCAGCGTGCTGTACGTGGCGGGCGAGGAGTCGCTCGAACAGATCCGGCTGCGCGCCGACCGCCTGGGGGTCACGGCGGACATCCAGCTCACGCGCGACACGCGGGCCGAACACATCGCCGCCCTGATGAATGAGCACAAGCCCGCGCTGTGCATCGTGGACTCGATCCAGACCGTGACGGTCGAGGGCGAGGGGGCGCCCGGCGGCGTGGCGCAGGTGCGCGACGGCACGGCCATGCTGACCCGCGCCGCCAAGGAGACCGGCACGCCGACGGTCTTGGTCGGCCACGTCACCAAGGACGGCACCGTCGCCGGCCCGAAGGTGATGGAGCACATCGTGGACACGACGGTCTTTCTGGAGACGGTGGGCTCGTTCCGGCTGCTGCGGTCGGTGAAAAACCGCTTCGGGCAGGCCGGCGAACTCGGCGTGTTCGAGATGCGCGGCGAGGGCCTTATCGCTGTCGAGAACCCCTCGGCCGCCTTCCTGGCCGAGCGCCCGGTGGGCGTGCCCGGCAGCGTGGTCGCCGCGACCATCGACGGCCAGCGGCCCATGCTGCTGGAGGTGCAGGCCCTGGCCTCCAAGACGCCCTACCCCAATGCCCGGCGCGTGGTGGTGGGTCTGGACCCCCGGCGCGTGGACGTGGTGCTGGCCGTGCTGGAGCGCCGCCTGGACCTGACGCTGGGCGGCCTGGACATCTACGTGAACCTCGCGGGCGGCCTGAAGGTGGCCGACCCGGGGCTGGACCTCGCGGTGGCGCTCGCCGTGTACTCGGCGGTCGTGGGCCGCGCCCTGCCCGAGACGGTCGTGGCTTTCGGGGAGGTCGGGCTGGCGGGCGAGGTCCGGCAGGCCCAGTCGGCCCTGCGCCGCGCCGAGGAGGCCCGCCGCGCCGGTTACGGCCGCCTGATCGTGCCGCCGGGCCTGGACGGGCAGCCGGGCATCCGCAGTGTGGAGGAGGCGGTCGGCGTGGTCTGGCAGGGGTCGGGACAGGCCCGGGCGTAA
- a CDS encoding DUF2087 domain-containing protein, giving the protein MTKSITDFQDEHGRITGWPSDRRVAHQQAILHHLRGLFESGVAYGRAEVERLLADHTTLEDPTILIPELVEGDYLATDGQTYWRADSRPGSPSAEPRG; this is encoded by the coding sequence ATGACGAAAAGCATCACCGATTTTCAGGACGAACACGGCCGCATCACCGGCTGGCCCAGCGACCGCCGCGTGGCGCACCAGCAGGCCATCCTCCACCACCTGCGCGGCCTGTTCGAGTCGGGCGTGGCGTACGGGCGCGCCGAGGTCGAGCGCCTCCTGGCCGACCACACCACCCTCGAAGACCCGACCATCCTGATTCCCGAACTCGTCGAGGGCGATTATCTCGCCACCGACGGCCAGACCTACTGGCGTGCCGACAGCCGCCCCGGCAGCCCCAGTGCGGAGCCGCGTGGCTAA
- a CDS encoding DEAD/DEAH box RNA helicase: MNFDQLIVPELAARLAERGITEASPIQAESLPHTLQGRDLIGRARTGTGKTLAFALPIIQNLEPSRERSRLPRAIVVAPTRELAKQVADEFSKSGANLTTVTVYGGASYAPQENALRRGVDVVVGTPGRLIDHLERGNLDLSAVQYAVLDEADEMLSVGFADAIETILEKTPEGRQTMLFSATLNGDINRLSRKYLRDPLTVDMVGEGKSQAAQTVEHLKVRVGRSRTRVLADLLTVYNPEKAIVFTRTKREADELANELIHRGIESEALHGDLAQTQRERALGAFRSGRVGVLVATDVAARGLDIPEVDLVVQYHLPQDPESYVHRSGRTGRAGRTGTAIIMYGDRDGREMSGLERITGVRFTERPLPTPKEVASASARSSADLVRRVDSGAAQGFQEEAERLFSELGLEALTRALAKISGVTEPAKAASLLSGEEGLTTLILHGERLSVPRTVAVLARGSDVDTRRLGKVRQWRGGTVADVPSEYVEKLLAANPLEGDIQVEVAQELPELFEAPTRERREGSYSGGNRGYRDEGGYRGGGNRGQGGYGNRGGNDRGGSYAGRGGNDRGGQGRWSRDGGGQGRPREDFADREFVPSGR; encoded by the coding sequence ATGAACTTTGATCAACTGATCGTGCCCGAACTCGCGGCGCGCCTCGCTGAACGCGGCATCACCGAAGCCAGCCCCATCCAGGCCGAGAGCCTGCCCCACACCCTGCAGGGCCGCGACCTGATCGGCCGCGCGCGCACCGGCACCGGCAAGACGCTGGCCTTCGCGCTGCCCATCATCCAGAACCTGGAACCCAGCCGGGAGCGGTCGCGCCTGCCGCGCGCCATCGTCGTGGCCCCCACCCGCGAACTCGCCAAGCAGGTCGCCGACGAGTTCAGCAAGTCGGGCGCCAACCTGACCACCGTCACCGTGTACGGCGGCGCGAGCTACGCCCCCCAGGAAAACGCGCTGCGCCGCGGCGTGGACGTGGTCGTGGGCACCCCCGGACGCCTGATCGACCACCTGGAGCGCGGCAACCTCGACCTGAGCGCCGTGCAGTATGCCGTGCTCGACGAAGCCGACGAGATGCTCAGCGTGGGCTTCGCCGACGCCATCGAGACCATCCTCGAGAAGACGCCCGAAGGCCGCCAGACCATGCTGTTCAGTGCGACCCTCAACGGCGACATCAACCGCCTGTCGCGCAAGTACCTGCGTGACCCCCTGACCGTGGACATGGTCGGCGAAGGCAAGAGCCAGGCCGCCCAGACCGTCGAGCACCTCAAGGTGCGCGTGGGCCGCAGCCGCACCCGCGTGCTGGCCGACCTGCTCACCGTCTACAACCCCGAGAAGGCCATCGTCTTCACGCGCACCAAGCGCGAAGCCGACGAGCTGGCGAACGAACTGATCCACCGCGGCATCGAGAGCGAGGCGCTGCACGGCGACCTGGCGCAGACGCAGCGCGAGCGGGCGCTGGGCGCCTTCCGCAGCGGCCGCGTGGGCGTGCTCGTCGCCACCGACGTGGCGGCGCGCGGCCTGGACATCCCCGAGGTGGACCTCGTGGTGCAGTACCACCTGCCCCAGGACCCCGAGAGCTACGTGCACCGTTCGGGCCGCACCGGCCGCGCCGGGCGCACCGGCACCGCGATCATCATGTACGGTGACCGCGACGGCCGCGAGATGTCGGGCCTGGAACGCATCACGGGCGTGCGCTTTACCGAGCGTCCCCTGCCCACCCCCAAGGAAGTCGCCTCGGCGAGCGCCCGTTCGAGCGCCGATCTGGTCCGCCGCGTGGACAGCGGCGCGGCCCAGGGTTTCCAGGAAGAAGCCGAGCGTCTCTTCAGCGAACTGGGCCTCGAGGCCCTGACCCGCGCCCTGGCCAAGATCAGCGGCGTGACCGAGCCCGCCAAGGCCGCCAGCCTCCTGAGCGGTGAAGAGGGCCTGACCACCCTGATCCTGCACGGCGAGCGCCTGAGCGTGCCGCGCACCGTGGCCGTCCTGGCGCGCGGCAGCGACGTGGATACCCGCCGCCTGGGCAAGGTGCGCCAGTGGCGCGGCGGCACGGTGGCCGACGTGCCCAGCGAATACGTCGAGAAGCTGCTCGCCGCCAACCCCCTCGAAGGCGACATCCAGGTGGAAGTCGCGCAGGAACTGCCCGAACTGTTCGAGGCGCCCACCCGTGAACGCCGCGAGGGCAGCTACAGCGGCGGCAACCGCGGCTACCGCGACGAGGGCGGCTACCGTGGCGGCGGCAACCGTGGCCAGGGCGGCTACGGCAACCGTGGCGGCAATGACCGTGGCGGCAGCTACGCCGGGCGCGGCGGCAACGACCGTGGCGGTCAGGGCCGCTGGAGCCGCGACGGCGGCGGCCAGGGCCGTCCCCGCGAGGATTTCGCCGACCGCGAGTTCGTGCCCAGCGGCCGCTGA
- the rpsB gene encoding 30S ribosomal protein S2, with protein sequence MSYISMKQLLEAGVHFGHETKRWNPKFKRFIFAERNGIFIIDLQKTLKQVDRSFDYIKDLAERGGVILFVGTKKQAQEIVELEARRTGMPFVTSRWLGGMLTNFRTMRTRIDRLNELDDMFESGRINDRPKAERVELGAERERLLRFVGGIRKMTRLPDAIFVVDPTKEVIAVQEANKLGIPVIALADTDSDPDVIDYIVPGNDDAIRSIQLITHRIGDLLVEARGGGEDVSGERVEGSNADIEGAEQGEAGEEAVLTSTQGRS encoded by the coding sequence ATGTCGTACATCAGCATGAAGCAGCTGCTCGAAGCCGGCGTCCACTTCGGCCACGAGACCAAGCGTTGGAACCCCAAGTTCAAGCGCTTCATCTTCGCCGAGCGCAACGGCATCTTCATCATCGACCTGCAGAAGACCCTCAAGCAGGTCGACCGCAGCTTCGATTACATCAAGGACCTCGCCGAGCGCGGCGGCGTCATCCTGTTCGTCGGCACCAAGAAGCAGGCGCAGGAAATCGTGGAACTCGAAGCCCGGCGCACCGGCATGCCCTTCGTGACCAGCCGCTGGCTGGGCGGCATGCTCACCAACTTCCGCACGATGCGCACCCGCATCGACCGCCTGAACGAACTCGACGACATGTTCGAGTCGGGCCGCATCAACGACCGCCCCAAGGCGGAGCGCGTGGAGCTGGGCGCCGAGCGCGAGCGCCTGCTGCGCTTCGTGGGCGGCATCCGCAAGATGACTCGCCTGCCCGACGCGATCTTCGTGGTGGACCCCACCAAGGAAGTCATCGCCGTGCAGGAAGCCAACAAGCTCGGGATTCCCGTCATCGCCCTGGCCGACACCGACTCGGACCCCGATGTCATCGACTACATCGTGCCCGGCAACGACGACGCCATCCGCAGCATCCAGCTCATCACCCACCGCATCGGTGACCTGCTGGTCGAGGCGCGCGGCGGCGGCGAAGACGTGAGCGGCGAGCGCGTCGAGGGCAGCAATGCCGACATCGAAGGCGCCGAGCAGGGCGAAGCCGGCGAAGAAGCCGTGCTGACCAGCACGCAGGGCCGCAGCTAA
- the tsf gene encoding translation elongation factor Ts: MMESIKKLRELTGAGMMDVKKALSDAGNDEDKAIALLRERGIVKAAKKSDREAREGIVRFVVDGHKAAMVEVNSETDFVARNSDFQALVEKLAQAALQAGTNDIEEFKNFSLDGDTVGNTVAAAAGKIGENLVLNRVAFIEAGEGEQLAGYVHSNGKIGVLVDVAGGTEAHAKDVALHVAAERPQYLSRDEVNNEDIEKEREILTNKALNEGKPQQIVEKIVNGQIGKFYQDKVLPEQSFVKDNSLTVAQYLGDASIKRFVRFEIGS, translated from the coding sequence ATGATGGAATCAATCAAGAAGCTGCGCGAACTGACCGGCGCGGGCATGATGGACGTGAAAAAGGCCCTGTCCGACGCGGGCAACGACGAAGACAAGGCCATCGCCCTGCTGCGCGAGCGCGGCATCGTCAAGGCCGCCAAGAAGAGCGACCGCGAAGCCCGTGAAGGCATCGTGCGCTTCGTCGTGGACGGCCACAAGGCCGCCATGGTCGAAGTGAACAGCGAGACCGACTTCGTGGCCCGCAACAGCGACTTCCAGGCCCTGGTCGAGAAGCTGGCCCAGGCCGCCCTGCAGGCCGGCACCAACGACATCGAGGAGTTCAAGAACTTCTCGCTGGACGGCGACACCGTGGGCAACACCGTGGCCGCTGCCGCCGGCAAGATCGGGGAGAACCTGGTCCTGAACCGCGTGGCCTTCATCGAGGCGGGCGAGGGCGAACAGCTCGCCGGCTACGTGCACAGCAACGGCAAGATCGGCGTGCTGGTGGACGTGGCGGGCGGCACCGAGGCGCACGCCAAGGACGTGGCCCTGCACGTGGCCGCCGAGCGCCCCCAGTACCTCAGCCGCGACGAAGTCAACAACGAGGACATCGAGAAGGAACGCGAGATCCTCACCAACAAGGCGCTCAACGAGGGCAAGCCCCAGCAGATCGTCGAGAAGATCGTCAACGGCCAGATCGGCAAGTTCTACCAGGACAAGGTGCTGCCCGAGCAGAGCTTCGTCAAGGACAACAGCCTGACGGTGGCGCAGTACCTGGGCGACGCGAGCATCAAGCGCTTCGTCCGTTTCGAAATCGGCTCGTAA
- the pyrH gene encoding UMP kinase yields MFKRVLLKLSGEFLAGASGFGISPEEGSALARRIVTALEGTDVELAVVIGGGNLWRGARNGQGMDPATADYIGMLGTVMNAMALQDAMESAGRPTRVMTAIQMHAVAEPYVRRRAMRHLEKGRVVILGGGNGAPFFTTDTTSTLRALELGADVVLMAKNKVDGVYDSDPRKNPDAVLLRDLTHLEVVERRLEVMDATALTLCMDRGLPIVVFDLFQEGNLERLFRGERVGTLIQS; encoded by the coding sequence ATGTTCAAACGCGTTCTGCTCAAGCTGTCCGGTGAATTTCTGGCGGGAGCCTCCGGCTTCGGCATCAGTCCCGAGGAGGGCAGCGCCCTGGCCCGCCGAATCGTCACCGCACTTGAGGGCACGGACGTGGAACTCGCCGTGGTCATCGGGGGCGGCAACCTCTGGCGCGGCGCACGCAACGGCCAGGGCATGGACCCGGCGACCGCCGACTACATCGGCATGCTGGGCACCGTCATGAACGCCATGGCGCTGCAGGACGCCATGGAATCGGCCGGTCGCCCCACCCGCGTCATGACCGCCATCCAGATGCACGCCGTCGCCGAGCCGTACGTGCGCCGCCGCGCCATGCGCCACCTCGAAAAGGGCCGCGTGGTCATCCTGGGCGGTGGCAACGGCGCGCCCTTCTTCACCACCGACACCACCAGCACCCTGCGCGCCCTGGAACTCGGGGCCGACGTGGTCCTGATGGCCAAGAACAAGGTGGACGGCGTGTACGACAGCGACCCGCGCAAGAACCCGGACGCCGTGCTGCTGCGCGACCTCACCCACCTGGAGGTCGTCGAGCGCCGCCTGGAAGTCATGGACGCCACCGCCCTGACGCTGTGCATGGACCGTGGCCTGCCCATCGTGGTGTTCGACCTGTTCCAGGAAGGCAACCTCGAACGCCTCTTCCGGGGCGAGCGGGTCGGCACGCTCATCCAGAGCTGA
- the frr gene encoding ribosome recycling factor — protein MADMKSIQADARERMGKAIEALENNLSVLRTGRANPGILKKVLVDYYGSTMPIDQVASITTPDARTLVITPWDRGALAPIERAIRDSDLGLNPNNKGDTIFISLPMLTEERRKDLVKNAKNYSEDARVAIRNIRKQTLDEVKKVEGIGDDEIKRGEADVQKITDEYVARVDSTFQKKEQEILG, from the coding sequence ATGGCAGACATGAAAAGCATTCAGGCCGACGCCCGTGAGCGCATGGGCAAGGCCATCGAGGCGCTGGAAAACAACCTCTCGGTGCTGCGTACGGGCCGCGCCAACCCCGGCATCCTGAAAAAGGTGCTCGTGGACTACTACGGCTCGACCATGCCCATCGATCAGGTGGCGAGCATCACGACGCCCGACGCGCGCACGCTCGTCATCACGCCCTGGGACCGGGGCGCCCTGGCCCCCATCGAGCGCGCCATCCGCGACAGCGACCTGGGCCTGAACCCCAACAACAAGGGGGACACCATCTTCATCTCGCTGCCCATGCTGACCGAGGAGCGCCGCAAGGACCTCGTGAAGAACGCCAAGAACTACTCCGAGGACGCCCGGGTGGCCATCCGCAACATCCGCAAGCAGACCCTCGACGAAGTGAAGAAGGTCGAGGGCATCGGCGACGACGAGATCAAGCGCGGCGAGGCCGACGTGCAGAAGATCACCGACGAGTACGTCGCGCGGGTGGACAGCACCTTCCAGAAGAAGGAGCAGGAAATCTTAGGGTGA
- a CDS encoding phosphatidate cytidylyltransferase produces MESLSSRVLTSVVGFSVLSLIVWIGWWAMLPALIVVSVMCLYEYVRMLDKNDIDVRRVSLMLFGAAIIVASLPMWPQAPWAGGSWREAVLTIAVGALLVLEVIRPGERPLERVVYSLFGLLYIPWLLGYFLMLRYAPDAERGLLYFALPLLATFAADIGGFFAGHYFGRRKLAPEVSPGKTVEGAVGGLVFSFVIVLVMTSLAHIWSPLEAFLYSVLVVSASQLGDLSESLIKRALRVKDSGSSLPGHGGFLDRIDSLLFAVPATYLFLKISILVN; encoded by the coding sequence TTGGAATCGCTGAGCAGCCGCGTCCTGACCTCGGTGGTCGGCTTCTCGGTGCTGAGCCTGATCGTATGGATCGGCTGGTGGGCCATGCTCCCCGCCCTGATCGTCGTGTCGGTGATGTGCCTGTACGAATACGTGCGGATGCTCGACAAGAACGACATCGACGTGCGGCGCGTTTCGCTCATGCTCTTCGGGGCCGCCATCATCGTGGCGAGCCTGCCGATGTGGCCGCAGGCCCCCTGGGCAGGCGGGTCGTGGCGCGAGGCGGTCCTGACCATCGCGGTCGGGGCGCTGCTGGTGCTGGAGGTGATCCGGCCCGGCGAGCGGCCCCTCGAACGGGTGGTCTACAGCCTGTTCGGTCTGCTCTACATTCCCTGGCTGCTGGGCTACTTCCTGATGCTGCGCTACGCCCCGGACGCCGAACGCGGGCTGCTGTACTTCGCGCTGCCGCTCCTGGCGACTTTCGCCGCCGACATCGGGGGCTTTTTCGCCGGCCACTACTTCGGGCGGCGCAAACTGGCTCCCGAAGTCAGTCCCGGCAAGACGGTCGAGGGCGCGGTGGGCGGGCTGGTGTTCAGCTTCGTCATCGTGCTCGTGATGACCTCGCTGGCGCACATCTGGTCGCCGCTGGAGGCCTTCCTGTACTCGGTGCTGGTGGTCAGCGCCTCGCAGCTCGGCGACCTCTCCGAGAGCCTCATCAAGCGGGCGCTGCGGGTCAAGGACAGCGGCAGCAGCCTGCCGGGGCACGGCGGGTTCCTCGACCGCATCGACAGCCTGCTGTTCGCGGTGCCGGCGACCTACCTCTTCCTGAAGATCAGCATCCTGGTGAACTGA
- the dxr gene encoding 1-deoxy-D-xylulose-5-phosphate reductoisomerase, protein MKLTVLGSTGSIGTQALDVARERGWVVGTLAAGRNLERLAEQVREFRPEVVSVDAAVYAQAREVLGAGLRGARLIADADEAAAQPADVVVNAMSGLIGLSPTRRALEAGRAVALATKEAMVTAAHLMWEAAAVGGGRVVPVDSEHTGVYQCLTGEDMADVAEVILTASGGPFRDGPADLSGVTPAQALKHPSWSMGPKVTIDSATLMNKGLEVMECASLYGLPLSQVGVVVHPQSLVHAAVRFRDGSLKAQFGPTDMRLPIAYAIDAAPSGMQRPGDVRGARRGGEVAGHLGWPLRGEWQFRDPDPVRFPCLALAYRAGEAGGLAPVALNAADEVAVEAFLAGQIGFLDIPRLLERVLDETPAGALTWGSLAEADAWARTRSRELVGAGVRA, encoded by the coding sequence ATGAAGTTGACGGTTCTGGGCAGCACGGGAAGCATCGGCACACAGGCGCTGGATGTGGCGCGCGAACGCGGCTGGGTGGTGGGCACCCTGGCGGCGGGGCGCAATCTGGAGCGTCTGGCCGAGCAGGTCCGCGAGTTCCGGCCGGAAGTGGTCAGCGTGGACGCCGCCGTATACGCCCAGGCCCGCGAGGTGCTGGGAGCCGGGCTGCGCGGCGCGCGCCTGATCGCGGACGCCGATGAGGCCGCCGCGCAGCCCGCCGACGTGGTCGTCAACGCCATGAGCGGCCTGATCGGCCTGTCGCCCACCCGCCGGGCGCTGGAGGCGGGGCGCGCGGTCGCCCTGGCGACGAAGGAGGCGATGGTCACGGCCGCGCACCTGATGTGGGAGGCGGCGGCGGTCGGCGGCGGGCGCGTGGTGCCGGTGGACTCGGAGCATACCGGCGTGTACCAGTGCCTGACCGGCGAGGACATGGCCGACGTGGCCGAGGTGATCCTGACCGCCTCGGGCGGCCCCTTCCGCGACGGCCCGGCCGACCTGAGCGGCGTGACGCCCGCGCAGGCCCTCAAGCACCCCTCGTGGAGCATGGGGCCGAAGGTGACCATTGACAGCGCCACGCTGATGAACAAGGGGCTGGAGGTCATGGAGTGCGCCAGCCTCTACGGCCTGCCGCTGTCGCAGGTGGGCGTGGTCGTGCACCCGCAGAGCCTCGTGCACGCGGCGGTGCGTTTCCGCGACGGCAGCCTCAAGGCGCAGTTCGGGCCGACCGACATGCGGCTGCCCATCGCCTACGCCATCGACGCGGCCCCGAGCGGGATGCAGCGGCCCGGCGACGTGCGCGGCGCGCGCCGGGGCGGCGAGGTCGCCGGGCACCTGGGCTGGCCCCTGCGCGGCGAGTGGCAGTTCCGCGACCCCGACCCCGTACGCTTTCCCTGCCTCGCGCTGGCCTACCGCGCGGGCGAGGCGGGCGGCCTGGCCCCCGTCGCCCTGAACGCCGCCGACGAGGTGGCGGTCGAGGCCTTCCTGGCGGGCCAGATCGGCTTCTTGGACATTCCCCGGCTGCTGGAGCGCGTGCTGGACGAGACCCCGGCCGGCGCGCTGACCTGGGGCAGTCTGGCCGAGGCCGACGCCTGGGCGCGGACGCGCTCACGCGAGCTGGTCGGGGCAGGGGTGCGCGCATGA
- a CDS encoding M50 family metallopeptidase, giving the protein MNVLQGIAAALTPLGLLWTVLIIGLATFLHELAHYALARWQGVAVKSFSIGMGPVLLRRDWRGTEWRLSLLPIGGYVEIDGMAPVEDGMNAQGQPVYRHPTHGFARLSAWGKVAVLLAGPLMNLLLAIGLMTVTFTAQGIPAPDRARIESVQAGSRAAALGLQAGDVVTAIDGQDIPDRVTVGGAAAPGWESLRDSLGRAGSRTLSVERGGQTRTVAFDWQPTVNGQRQLLGIRYGPDVQPASVPVALGTALTTTVEAVPQVLRAFGSLFARLFTLNLSSDESVSGPIGTAQIVSQAAATSPWALVQVGVLLNLSLAFFNLLPIPGLDGGRILLVLFGALRGRPLTFSQEQAVNLLGFGLVMTLMLFVVVRDVSRFF; this is encoded by the coding sequence ATGAACGTCCTGCAGGGCATCGCGGCGGCCCTGACACCCCTGGGGCTGCTGTGGACCGTGCTCATCATCGGGCTGGCGACCTTCCTGCACGAGCTGGCGCACTACGCCCTCGCCCGCTGGCAGGGCGTAGCGGTCAAGTCCTTCAGCATCGGGATGGGGCCGGTGCTGCTGCGGCGCGACTGGCGCGGCACCGAATGGCGGCTCTCGCTGCTGCCCATCGGCGGATACGTGGAAATCGACGGCATGGCCCCGGTCGAGGACGGCATGAACGCGCAGGGCCAGCCGGTCTACCGCCACCCTACCCACGGCTTCGCGCGCTTGAGCGCCTGGGGCAAGGTGGCCGTGCTGCTCGCCGGCCCGCTGATGAACCTGCTGCTGGCGATAGGGCTGATGACCGTCACCTTCACCGCCCAGGGCATCCCTGCCCCCGACCGCGCCCGCATCGAGAGCGTACAGGCCGGCTCGCGGGCGGCGGCGCTGGGGTTGCAGGCCGGCGACGTGGTGACGGCCATCGACGGCCAGGACATTCCCGACCGGGTGACGGTCGGCGGCGCCGCCGCGCCGGGCTGGGAAAGCCTCCGGGACAGCCTGGGCCGCGCCGGGTCACGCACCCTGAGCGTCGAGCGCGGCGGCCAGACGCGCACGGTCGCCTTCGACTGGCAGCCCACCGTGAACGGCCAGCGGCAATTGCTGGGCATCCGCTACGGGCCGGACGTGCAGCCCGCCAGCGTACCGGTCGCCCTGGGCACGGCCCTGACCACCACCGTGGAGGCCGTGCCGCAGGTGCTGCGGGCCTTCGGCAGCCTGTTCGCGCGGCTGTTCACACTGAACCTGAGTTCCGACGAGAGCGTCAGCGGCCCCATCGGCACGGCGCAGATCGTGAGTCAGGCGGCGGCCACCAGCCCCTGGGCCCTCGTGCAGGTCGGCGTGCTCCTCAACCTGTCGCTGGCCTTTTTCAACCTTCTGCCGATTCCGGGGCTGGACGGCGGGCGCATCCTGCTCGTGCTGTTCGGGGCGCTGCGTGGCCGGCCCCTGACCTTCTCGCAGGAACAGGCCGTCAACCTGCTGGGCTTCGGCCTCGTCATGACGCTGATGCTCTTCGTGGTCGTGCGGGACGTGAGCCGCTTCTTCTGA